The following coding sequences are from one Schizosaccharomyces osmophilus chromosome 1, complete sequence window:
- the tam11 gene encoding Schizosaccharomyces specific protein Tam11 — protein MTEERKLKSSVKDADHKVTFNIERVRHGLNNFFDDIGSAVKKESNTGTTQASKQAERAEKPGKM, from the coding sequence ATGactgaagaaagaaaactaaaaaGCTCCGTCAAGGACGCCGACCATAAAGTTACCTTCAACATTGAACGTGTCCGCCACGGCTTAAACAACTTTTTTGACGATATTGGCAGTGCcgtcaaaaaagaaagcaatacTGGAACTACACAAGCGAGCAAACAAGCTGAACGCGCTGAAAAACCTGGAAAAATGTAA
- a CDS encoding U2-associated protein, whose translation MRANQEKLAEKDDFRMDHHSFPLQTLETKKRPIIGGRRHFAVKEDISSDSDEEEDAFLANERQNISNSGRNQQPFPETSKSGLEAEIGRRQDYALETVDQATSLSEKPCVVHLKGIARQTTAATLKEILGGRDYVIAVNVFSPDGDFSKGISVFRNEKLAQDAIRRLSIQPVDGKYISASVGKAEASEDSIFSTQRKELEKRKEEEKNDTSVEHLSTLNRAKLEWLLTRMSCEKGSIANVSCFAIDHVDKYKEVSETIVQELLKNDEVNEERINDQSILEKGDRKLGLLYVMNDLLFNGISGVSLVWRYRVGLEPFIRSVFEHLYAFSRQLGGRIKMDMFCKKVAQVIDVWRVWVAFPEEILDSAWQMFKSKEIAASIRAFTRTPTAVAHENRWATAAAEMEVDQDDQEYNGTPVNVSELLLEKEKQYHQQEHEQQDQHQDATSSKSSTPVTSSSSPEKPDNVKSKFKPSFTRGTFVSRKMRMHAEDLF comes from the exons ATGCGAGCGAATCAAGAAAAGCTGGCagaaaaagatgatttTAGAATGGACCATCATTCGTTTCCATTGCAAACTTTAGAAACAA AAAAGAGGCCCATTATAGGAGGACGGCGGCATTTTGCAGTGAAGGAAGACATAAGTTCAGAC TCCgatgaagaggaagatgCATTTCTTGCGAACGAGCGTCAAAATATCAGCAATTCAGGGAGAAACCAGCAGCCCTTTCC AGAGACGAGTAAGTCTGGATTAGAAGCTGAAATTGGACGACGCCAAGATTACGCGTTGGAAACGGTGGACCAAGCTACAAGCT TATCTGAAAAGCCCTGTGTTGTACATTTGAAGGGCATTGCTAGACAGACAACTGCGGCAAccttgaaagaaattttagGTGGACGCGACTATGTAATTGCAGTAAATGTGTTTTCACCTGACGGAgatttttccaaaggaaTATCTGTGTTTCGAAATGAGAAGCTTGCGCAAGATGCTATACGGCGCCTATCTATTCAACCGGTGGATGGAAAATACATATCAGCTTCCGTTGGAAAAGCAGAAGCAAGCGAAGATTCAATATTTTCTACGCAACGAAAAGAACTtgagaaaaggaaagaggaagagaaaaacgaTACGTCAGTAGAGCATCTATCGACCCTAAACAGGGCTAAATTGGAATGGCTGTTGACGCGCATGAGTTGTGAAAAAGGATCTATAGCAAATGTTTCATGCTTTGCCATCGATCACGTTGATAAGTACAAAGAG GTTTCTGAAACGATTGTGCAAGAGTTATTGAAAAACGATGAAGTTAACGAGGAAAGGATAAACGATCAAtctattttggaaaagggGGACAGGAAATTGGGATTACTGTACGTAATGAATGACCTGCTGTTCAACGGGATATCTGGAGTGTCGCTAGTTTGGCGGTATCGAGTTGG TTTGGAACCGTTTATACGTTCCGTTTTTGAACATTTATACGCTTTTAGTCGACAGCTGGGAGGTCGCATAAAGATGGACATGTTTTGTAAAAAGGTTGCACAAGTCATTGACGTTTGGCGAGTGTGGGTAGCTTTTCCGGAAGAAATTTTAGATTCAGCATGGCAAATGTTCAAGAGCAAGGAGATTGCAGCATCTATTAGAGCATTCACCCGAACACCAACTGCCGTTGCTCACGAAAATCGGTGGGCAACAGCCGCAGCTGAAATGGAAGTCGATCAAGATGATCAAGAATACAACGGGACTCCTGTGAATGTTTCGGAGCTTTTActagagaaagaaaagcagtATCATCAGCAAGAGCACGAACAACAGGACCAGCATCAGGATGCTACTTCGTCAAAGTCTTCAACTCCCGTTACTTCTTCCTCTAGTCCCGAAAAGCCTGACAATGTGAAATCGAAATTTAAGCCCAGCTTTACTAGAGGTACATTCGTGTCCCGAAAGATGCGAATGCATGCTGAAGATTTGTTTTGA
- the npg1 gene encoding GTPase regulator Rng2-like, with translation MVDLQDPRALRELQVNAIPFSDPWKDDPIHLSKRLKEESDENCIGDHPQERKNSLDPDIWVAWIENQMEVVYTNTDDFITSLADGKVLYDLSMKFYPKLAGNWRPRCRTANGKKLYMGVFFEFLDFVGMFSAFRFEPKHLLEYSNIPRVIYSLHALSYLLNFLQATQHVPHLFGKIHLKRGEVELTNRQILPLRNSKKFPNFTKLKKHFYGRLHRNRQSSTQINKRILATKRPPSWINPLQAICRGYLLRTTINTRDIMKEKSQENTLKLPLLEKLLITPNADERLTMIKEIQQLYRIMVCLHSQMFHLPSPELSLDLSWLALLGSSVETYNQLIPPILNNVVFYLQENPSLWISVLKRLLFLGVDRVDISNYGLLVLKFFGFSVTTKDRKLLNEFILQGLITSLDEKITSESNDRNCGISPTFLWISKIFSSSLFLDFDSFFDKRASFILDSFYESQSSVKSLEVAAMHSVSEIIYSFYLHNKELPKEFFYIFNSLYYSEAARKNPRSLKTSMLWFFIDQVLSCIYRFHSQKYYRKHSEKFAFIKHYIRSLFEGVSNLATGEIQWHTRSYRIVEALIRKLIHGPIKSPPIELAGRSLSCTHKDIFSLHSVLKMCNDHGDFNNHPSFKRLITKLGSPKLCKKYEGQVLFLDTRREYMHSSIPCSQAAKYQLALSLCLPLVEGHLRCSLKETLWGIPTSLENQKFKGLLQLDQRIRDLHPSSLTGITDSFSTSPQPIQQWQSRLRKLLRNLTETNDDLESTRFLILYGRTDQACVKDIKEAYKKVAPLAKTLKQTGTENNEFLKFLSNIGSGFKKSKDYNYKHPLLDKSMGELLQMEIVYKCPSELLDHTLKIFVNKNRTALHFFLLNRKKLIDESVILVNDLVQAANIGIYFIEVFNLPFHTKQLQIWLTPVSTYPSEENYAEIKKQKRKKVAGFEHTKKQKSTK, from the exons ATGGTTGACTTACAAGACCCAAGAGCATTACGTGAGCTTCAGGTGAATGCAATACCCTTCAGTGATCCTTGGAAAGATGATCCCATTCATTTATCAAAGagattaaaagaagaatctgatGAAAATTGTATTGGCGATCATCCGCAAGAACGAAAGAATTCTTTAGATCCTGATATCTGGGTAGC ATGGATTGAAAATCAGATGGAAGTCGTTTATACAAACACAGATGACTTTATAACTTCTCTTGCTGATGGAAAGGTGCTTTACGATTTATCAATGAAGTTCTATCCTAAATTGGCAGGCAATTGGAGGCCCCGATGTCGAACTGCTAATGGGAAAAAGCTATACATGggtgttttctttgaatttttagaCTTTGTTGGAATGTTTAGT GCTTTTCGCTTTGAACCAAAGCATCTACTTGAATACTCAAATATTCCCCGTGTTATATATTCCTTACATGCACTTTCGTACCTCCTAAACTTTTTGCAAGCGACTCAGCATGTTCCTCATTTATTTGGTAAAATTCACCTGAAACGCGGTGAGGTTGAACTTACTAATCGACAAATCTTGCCTTTGaggaattcaaaaaagtttcctaattttacaaaactgaaaaaacatttttatgGCCGGCTTCACCGTAACAGACAAAGCAGTACGCAAATTAACAAACGTATTTTGGCAACAAAAAGACCACCTTCTTGGATTAATCCTTTACAAGCAATTTGTAGAGGGTACCTTCTTAGAACGACTATTAATACACGCGATAtcatgaaagaaaaatctcAAGAGAATACGCTCAAGCTTCCtttattggaaaaattattgATTACACCAAATGCAGATGAGAGGTTAACAATGATTAAAGAAATTCAGCAGCTTTATCGAAtaatggtttgtttacactcCCAAATGTTTCACCTTCCTTCCCCGGAGCTTTCTTTGGATTTGAGTTGGCTGGCTTTGTTAGGCTCGTCCGTTGAAACTTATAACCAGCTCATTCCGccaattttgaataatGTCGTTTTCTATCTTCAAGAAAATCCTTCCTTATGGATCTCGGTCTTGAAAAGACTCTTGTTCCTAGGTGTTGATAGAGTGGACATATCCAATTACGGATTACTCGTGTTGAAGTTTTTCGGATTTTCCGTCACGACTAAAGATCGAAAGCTTTTAAACGAATTTATACTTCAAGGTCTCATAACATCGTTAGACGAAAAAATAACATCTGAAAGCAATGACCGCAATTGCGGAATATCTCCTACATTTTTGTGGATTTCCAAAATATTCTCAAGCAGTTTGTT TTTGgattttgattctttctttgacaAGCGAGCTTCTTTTATATTGGATAGTTTTTATGAATCGCAAAGCAGTGTCAAATCACTTGAAGTTGCCGCAATGCATAGTGTCAGTGAAATTATTTACAGCTTTTATTTGCATAACAAAGAATTGCCGAAAGagttcttttatattttcaattcacTATATTATTCTGAAGCT GCCCGAAAAAATCCTCGTTCTTTAAAAACATCTATGTtatggttttttattgatcAAGTCTTAAGCTGCATCTACCGATTTCATTCTCAGAAATACTACAGAAAGCATTCAGAAAAGTTTGCATTCATAAAACATTATATACGATCGCTTTTTGAAGGGGTGTCCAACTTAGCGACCGGTGAAATCCAGTGGCACACGCGGAGCTACCGAATTGTTGAAGCGCTAATTAGAAAAT TAATACATGGTCCAATTAAAAGTCCACCCATTGAACTTGCGGGAAGATCTCTGAGCTGCACACACAAAGATATATTCAGTCTTCACTCGGTACTGAAAATGTGCAATGATCATGGTGATTTTAATAACCACCCTTCCTTTAAGCGTCTTATTACCAAACTTGGTTCCCCCAAATTATGCAAAAAATATGAAGGCCAGGTTTTGTTCTTAGATACCAGACGGGAATATATGCATTCCAGTATACCCTGCTCCCAGGCAGCCAAATATCAACTAGCACTCAGTTTATGTTTACCTTTAGTAGAAGGTCATTTGCGCTGTTCTCTCAAAGAAACATTATGGGGCATTCCAACTTCAttggaaaaccaaaagtttaAGGGTCTTTTGCAGCTTGATCAAAGGATTAGAGACCTtcatccttcttctttgacAGGTATTACTGATTCCTTTTCTACCTCTCCACAACCTATACAACAGTGGCAGTCGCGTCTTAGAAAATTATTGAGGAACTTAACCGAGACTAACGACGACTTGGAAAGTACTCGTTTTCTTATACTATATGGACGTACCGACCAAGCTTGTGTAAAGGACATTAAAGAAGCTTACAAAAAAGTGGCTCCCTTAGCTAAAACTTTAAAACAAACTGGGActgaaaataatgaatttttaaaatttctttcaaacatTGGAAGCggctttaaaaaatcaaaagactACAATTATAAACATCCCTTGCTTGACAAATCAATGGGTGAATTACTGCAAATGGAGATTGTCTACAAGTGCCCTTCAGAGCTTTTAGATCACactttaaaaattttcgtTAACAAAAATCGGACGGCACttcatttcttccttttaAATAGGAAAAAATTGATCGACGAATCCGTAATTTTGGTGAATGATTTGGTACAAGCTGC AAACATAGGGATTTACTTTATTGAAGTATTTAATCTCCCTTTCCATACTAAACAGTTACAAATCTGGCTAACCCCGGTTTCTACATATCCTAGTGAGGAAAACTACgctgaaataaaaaaacagaaaagaaagaaggtCGCCGGCTTTGAACATACCAAGAAACAGAAGTCTACGAAATGA